The genomic stretch TTATTCCCAATTAATATATTTGATTAGAGTAACTAAAAAACACCATATATTAAAAAATATGTAAATATACACAAATGTAAACAGAGTTTAATAAGTCCTTTTAATCGAGTTAATTAAAAGTTTATACGTCGTACTAACAACGATTTTGTACGTACTTTAGTATAACGTAAAAAATGTATATAATTGTGTACATAAATGACCTTAAAAGAAAAAGAAAAAAATAGTTATAATATAGAATTAATTTAGTTAAATAGTATATTCCAAGAATTCAAGAAAGGATGCCTCTAGTTGAGTTATAATTAAGCTTTTCTTCACATGTTTTGCTTATTTAGAAATATTATATCTTTTTCTTTAATATGTATATTTTATAGAAATAAAATGTTATATCTCAAGGGAAACGATATTAACAGAGTTTTACTTTCCTTTAACGGTACACAACTTGTCTTTTATTCTGTCTTATTAGAAAGAAGACCTACACAGTGCTTTGGTTTAGCTCTTATTATTTTTATGTGTTCTATCTGATATGTTAGGTAAATTATATATAATTTACCATAATGTTAGCCTTATTTAGATATTTATTGCCCTTAGCGAATATGGAACTGAGCATTAACATGTGATTATAATTAACGCTTTGTAAACTAGTTGAAATTTCTTAAGGCCTTAGGATAAGGGAAGTAAAATAAATTCTAAATCTTTTGTTGAATTAAAATTAAGTTATCGTTTTATTGAGAAAAACTGAGGAATTCTACAAAGCATATAATTAGAAATGTTTTAACCTAGGTTTCCTAGGTAAATTTGTGAACTAGGTGAGTTTAAGTAATAAATAAAGATAAATGAAGAAAAGCTAAGGGAGTTTAAGGCTGAAGCTATAAAATGAGAATTGACGATGTCTGATGCAATCGAACAAGTAATAGATTTATGGCTTAATAAGGTTTAGGGCTAATGGAGAGAGAAGAGAATAACAAGGTATTTGAAAAAAGGAAAGAGAAAATACTTTCAAAGTACTACCATAAACATGTAGTTATCTTAAAGAGAAAGTTTATCGAAGTCTATAATACCTTTGACTAGGTCAAAGAAGTTCTGAAAAAGATTAATGTAAGTCATGCTATGGTCTATAATCTCTCTAAGAATATTAAAGAGGAAGAGAAAAATGTTTTAAAGATAATAAACTAAGCTTAAGTTATACAACCTTCTCGGAAATGAGTTTGAATTAAATTTCAGAATTGATAAGGACTTTGAGGATCACTCATGCTTAATACTAATGAGTACGTAAAATTTTTAGTTGGTGAATTATCTGAGAAAGTATGGTTCAGTTTCAAGGGGTTTGGGCTTCATTGAATTTTCATGAATTTGTATCTAATTCTCAGCCCTTGGGCTTCACCAAAGTCACGGGGAAACCCGTTCATCCCTCTCCGCCCCATTAGCGGGATAACCCCAACCCACACCCGCGGTATTTCACGGATGTGAGGAAAACCGCACATCTTGAGATAAATATTCAGTGACGCGTTCAGTTGTCTATCCAACTTGAACCCACACCTCTCACACTCAAAAGTCCTGCCAACCTTTCGGGATACAAACCCACATCTGGGGCAAGACCTAGATGTAAGGTGTGGGTTCACTTCCTTAACGAAAGAACCGTAAAATGGAGCCTTATACTTCAACACTCTGTGTATACTCCTCCAAACAGTCCTAGAAATCTTCCTCGAAAGAGAGTCATTAGCATCCTTAAACATCTCTTGCTTATTCAACTTCTCAACAGCAAGCATCGTAATGGGATACATCTCTAGTAATTTGTTCACGAACTTGTAGACGTAATCTAACACACGGTTCCTCTCATGACGAGAATACTTCCTCATTAACTCCTTCCCCTTCCTACCGTGCTTTGAAGCAAAGGACTGTATTCTACCCCTCTTCAACTGCATACCGTACTTCAAACTGTACAACTCTTTAATCGAGAACGTGATGAACTTCTCTCCATCATAAGCGTCTAGTGTGTACAAGTTACTATCAATTGCTAGGTAATCTAGTGGAGTAAACCAGGGTAACTTATAACGAAATGGCAAATACACTTTCTCCTCCTTAATTATGGGCTCACCTAACTCAAGTCCCTTAACCCTTCGTGAAAACCAAGTGTGAGACCAAGAGAAGGTAATATACTCGTAAGGTCTTACAGTAATCCTAACACTCTCACCATCAACCTTCCTTAACGTCGACTTTACCCTTACATAAACCTTCTTTAATCTAGGTTTCCTTAA from Sulfolobus sp. S-194 encodes the following:
- a CDS encoding RNA-guided endonuclease TnpB family protein — encoded protein: MLKNLKLKSFRPKEEYIYLTYSLKNDKKEESKVLLENYKNLLHKALDWLWDRTKVERKQVKKGKKIFTKVKITLPKKKEVYKTLRDELERINVLASHYVDRAINDAYSILKSWRRRAEKGQTSLRKPRLKKVYVRVKSTLRKVDGESVRITVRPYEYITFSWSHTWFSRRVKGLELGEPIIKEEKVYLPFRYKLPWFTPLDYLAIDSNLYTLDAYDGEKFITFSIKELYSLKYGMQLKRGRIQSFASKHGRKGKELMRKYSRHERNRVLDYVYKFVNKLLEMYPITMLAVEKLNKQEMFKDANDSLSRKISRTVWRSIHRVLKYKAPFYGSFVKEVNPHLTSRSCPRCGFVSRKVGRTFECERCGFKLDRQLNASLNIYLKMCGFPHIREIPRVWVGVIPLMGRRGMNGFPRDFGEAQGLRIRYKFMKIQ